ACGAACTTTTCGATCGGTCATGCACCGCTGATAGATCCTTCGTTCCTTAGGATGACAGGGAAAAAGAAAGGCTCTTATTTCACCAATGTACCAATGGCTTCGCCTTTGGCTATTTTCATGAAGTTGCCTTCTTTGTTCATATCAAATACAATGATAGGCAGCTTGTTTTCCTGGCAAAGGGTAATAGCTGTCATGTCCATCACGTTTAAGCCTTTATCATATACTTCCTGGAAGCTGATCTCGTCGTAACGGGTTGCTGTTGGGTCTTTCTCCGGGTCGGCGGTGTAAATACCATCAACGCGGGTGCCTTTTAATACAACATCGGCTTTAATTTCAATAGCGCGCAATGATGCAGCAGTGTCGGTAGTGAAGTATGGGTTACCGGTACCGGCACCGAAGATCACTATTTTACCAACCTCTAAATGGTGCATAGCGCGGCGGCGAATGTATGGTTCGCAAATTTGCTCCATTTTAATAGCCGATTGCAGGCGGGTTTCCACACCAATACTTTCTAAAGCATTTTGCAGTGCCATACAGTTAATAACGGTGGCAAGCATGCCCATATAATCGGCCTGTGCACGTTCCATGCCCGATTTTTCGGCACTCAGGCCCCTAAAAATATTACCGCCGCCAACAACTATCGCAATTTCCATTCCAGTGTCGTAAACACTTTTAATATCCTGGGCATATTGCAAAACCTGCGCATTATCAATGCCATATTGCCGGGTACCCATAAGCGATTCGCCCGAAAGCTTCAGTAAAATTCTTTTGTACTTCATTTGGTGTGATTTGTTATTAACAGAAATAGTGGGAACTTGCTTTTGTAGATATCATGAATTGATAAAGCGTTGTTCATATGAGGTGTCGTTCCGCAAAAATAGCGAATAAAAATTAGTGTTAAAATTTTATGTTGTCTTTGTTAATAAATGACCGTTAAGGTAAGTTGCTTCTACCTCAAAATCAGCATTAAAAACAACCATATCGGCAATAAAGTTTTTCTCAATTTTGCCTTTTTTACCCTGTTTTGCCAATTCGGCCGGGTATAATGAAGCCATGTTAACAGCTTCGGCCAACTCAATGCCTACTTGTTTCACACAGTTTTCTACCGCTTTTAGCATGGTAAGCGACGAGCCAGACAGCGTGCCGTCGGGCATTACATATTTATTGCCAGCCAGCCGGTGCTGGTAAGCGCCCTCGTTAGTTGAGGTAACGGCATCCGTAATCAAAAACAGTTTATCACCCAGCTCACGCTTGGCCAGGCGTATCATGGCCCAATCAACATGGTTACCATCGGCTACAATGCTGGTATACGGCCGTTCTTCAAAAATAGCGGGAATGTAGCCTGGTTCGCGGTGGTGCATTTGCGGCATGGCGTTAAAAAGGTGGGTTACCGCAGGGATGGGCTTATTTAAAAATGCTTTCCCCTCGGCGTAAGTAGCATTGCTATGCCCCGATGATATGATAACACCCGCAGTGTGCAGGTAATCAATCACCTCCTGGTCCTGCAGTTCGGGCGCTATGGTAATCATTTTTATTTCGCCTTCGGCGCGTTCCACCCATCCTTTTACCTCGGCAAGGGTAGCTTTTTTTATATATTTTTCGGGATGCGCGCCTTTTTTGGCCGGGTTTAAATACGGCCCTTCCAAATGCAGACCCCAGAAAGCACCCTTCGCTTGTTTGCGATAGGCTTTAGCTGCATCAATTCCCGCTTCAACAATTTCATTGGTATTGGTACCTATAGTAGCAAAAACGCCGGTGGTGCCCTGGTTAAGCAAATCGCTTTCCAGCCGCTCCAAAGCAGCTACCGTTGGCGTGCCGGCGAATAATAAGCCGCCGCTGCCATAAATCTGTAAATCAATAAAGCCGGGAGCAAGGTATGAGCCTTTTAAATCATGCTTATCGGCATCAACGGGAATGGCGGTATCATCAATAACATCGATAATGGTGTTGCCTGAAATTAAAACGGCTTTGCCATGGGTTATTTGCCCATTGGAGATTAGTTGGAGATTGTGGAGTGCTGTTATCATGATACCTGAAGTTTTACCTACATGTCATTGCGATGAACTACGGAGACGACTCACCCCGACATCGCTTCGCTCGTCTGCCCCTCTCTCCGGCTGTGCCGCATAGAGGGGCGGAAAAGTTTTTTCTTACTAAACCCTCTTTGCGCGAAGCGGAGAGAGGGTGGTCGGGCGTAGCCTCGACCGGGTGAGTCATCGCCGACTCACCAAACAATATTGCAAAAAAAATCCCCCTCGTTTTAAAACGAGGGGGATAATATAATTAAGCTCCTAAAGCTACCCGCTTAAATGCGGTTACTGTGAGGCCTTTTTCAACGGTGGCCAGGAACTGGGCAACGTTTTTAGATGAATCTTTTACAAACTCCTGGTTTAACAGGGTTGAGTCTTTGTAAAACTTGTTCAGTTTACCTAAGCTGATTTTTTCAACCATTTCTTCTGGTTTACCTTCAGCACGGATCACGTCTTTAGCAATTTCCAGTTCACGCTCAATAACAGTGGCATCAACGCCATCTTTATCAACCGCAATTGGGTTCATAGCTGCAATTTGCATAGCAACGTCTTTGCCAGCTTCGTCGGCACCTTCAGGGTTTGAGTTTAAAGCTACCAATACACCTAAACGGAAGTTACCGTGTACATAAGCGATAACTTTTTCGCCGGTGATGATCTCTAATTTAGAAACACCAATTTTTTCGCCGATTTTACCGGTCTTGTCAATAACAGCTTCACCAATAGTAGTAGTGGTGTTTTCTGTATCGATAGAAAGCGCGTAAAGTTCTTCGATGCTTTTTGGCTGGTTTTCAACTGCTTTGTTAGCAATTTCGTTAGCGAAAGCGATGAACTCAGCATTTTTAGCTACGAAATCAGTTTCGCAGTTAAGTTCGATGATAACACCTGTTTTGCCATCGGCGCTGGTGCGCGATATAACAACACCTTCGTTTGATTCCCTGTCCTGACGGCTTGCTGCAACTTTAGCACCTTTTTTTCTTAAAAAATCGATAGCTGCTTCAAAATCACCGTTAGTTTCAGTTAATGCTTTTTTGCAATCCATCATACCGGCGCCTGTTTGTTGGCGCAGTTTATTTACGTCGGCTGCAGATATTTGTACTGTAGACATCTTTTTTTGTTTTAAGTGGTATGTTATGAGTTATAGGCTACCGGCAAATTTAATATGCCCCTGTAACCTGCAACTGTATTTAGTATTAAAAAATACAGGTTGTAAAGTATCGGTATATCTACCTTAATTCTACAACCTATATGAAAAAGTCGTAAGTATTAAGCTCAAAGCCTCAGAGTATAATTCCAGACTTAGTACTTAGTACTTACGACTAAAATATAATTACTCTTCTGTTTCGGCAGGTGCTTCGGTGTCAGCGTCGGCTACAACGTCTGCAACTTCGGCAGTTTTTCTTGCTCTTTTACCGTCTTCGCTACGATCTTTAACTTCAGGAGCATCAGCTTTTGCTTTAGCAGCAACTGCTTCTTTTTCTGCTTCGTCTTCTTTATCGCGTTTGCGTTCTTCCAAACCTTCTTCAATCGCTTTGATGATAATGCTGGTAATCAATGAAATTGATTTGGTAGCATCGTCATTCGCAGGGATAGGGAAATCGATGTTTGAAGGATCGGAGTTGGTATCAACCATAGCAAATGTAGGGATATTCAACTTCAAAGCCTCAGATACTGCAATATGCTCTTTCTTAACGTCGATAAGGAATAATGCTGCAGGTAAACGGTTCAAATCAGCAATACCACCTAAAAGGGTTTCTAATTTGATACGCTCACGTTGTATCATCAGTCTTTCTTTTTTAGAAAGGTTGCTGTAAGTACCATCTTTAGTCAATTTATCGATGTTTGACATCTTTTTGATCGACTTACGTACGGTAGCAAAGTTAGTTAACATACCACCCAACCAACGCTCGGTGATGTAGGGCATGTTTACACTTTTTGCATAATCAGCAACAATATCTTTCGCTTGTTTCTTTGTAGCTACGAATAATACCTTACGGCCTGATTTTACTATTTGTTTGATAGCTGCAGCAGCTTCTTCAACCTTAGTTAAGGTTTTATTTAAATCGATAATGTGGATACCGTTACGCTCCATGAAAATGTACTGTGACATTTTCGGATCCCATTTGCGGGTAAGGTGACCAAAGTGTACACCTGCATCCAGTAAATCCTGATATGTTGTTCTTGCCATTGTGTTGTCCTCCTGTGATTAACGTTTACTGAATTGGAATCTCTTACGTGCTTTCTTACGACCTGGTTTCTTACGCTCAACCATACGGTCATCGCGGGTCATAATACCTTTAGCGCGTAATGCTGGTTTCTTTTCAGGATCCAGTTCAACAAT
The genomic region above belongs to Mucilaginibacter sp. KACC 22773 and contains:
- the rpsB gene encoding 30S ribosomal protein S2, which codes for MARTTYQDLLDAGVHFGHLTRKWDPKMSQYIFMERNGIHIIDLNKTLTKVEEAAAAIKQIVKSGRKVLFVATKKQAKDIVADYAKSVNMPYITERWLGGMLTNFATVRKSIKKMSNIDKLTKDGTYSNLSKKERLMIQRERIKLETLLGGIADLNRLPAALFLIDVKKEHIAVSEALKLNIPTFAMVDTNSDPSNIDFPIPANDDATKSISLITSIIIKAIEEGLEERKRDKEDEAEKEAVAAKAKADAPEVKDRSEDGKRARKTAEVADVVADADTEAPAETEE
- the tsf gene encoding translation elongation factor Ts gives rise to the protein MSTVQISAADVNKLRQQTGAGMMDCKKALTETNGDFEAAIDFLRKKGAKVAASRQDRESNEGVVISRTSADGKTGVIIELNCETDFVAKNAEFIAFANEIANKAVENQPKSIEELYALSIDTENTTTTIGEAVIDKTGKIGEKIGVSKLEIITGEKVIAYVHGNFRLGVLVALNSNPEGADEAGKDVAMQIAAMNPIAVDKDGVDATVIERELEIAKDVIRAEGKPEEMVEKISLGKLNKFYKDSTLLNQEFVKDSSKNVAQFLATVEKGLTVTAFKRVALGA
- the pyrH gene encoding UMP kinase → MKYKRILLKLSGESLMGTRQYGIDNAQVLQYAQDIKSVYDTGMEIAIVVGGGNIFRGLSAEKSGMERAQADYMGMLATVINCMALQNALESIGVETRLQSAIKMEQICEPYIRRRAMHHLEVGKIVIFGAGTGNPYFTTDTAASLRAIEIKADVVLKGTRVDGIYTADPEKDPTATRYDEISFQEVYDKGLNVMDMTAITLCQENKLPIIVFDMNKEGNFMKIAKGEAIGTLVK
- the nagA gene encoding N-acetylglucosamine-6-phosphate deacetylase, whose amino-acid sequence is MITALHNLQLISNGQITHGKAVLISGNTIIDVIDDTAIPVDADKHDLKGSYLAPGFIDLQIYGSGGLLFAGTPTVAALERLESDLLNQGTTGVFATIGTNTNEIVEAGIDAAKAYRKQAKGAFWGLHLEGPYLNPAKKGAHPEKYIKKATLAEVKGWVERAEGEIKMITIAPELQDQEVIDYLHTAGVIISSGHSNATYAEGKAFLNKPIPAVTHLFNAMPQMHHREPGYIPAIFEERPYTSIVADGNHVDWAMIRLAKRELGDKLFLITDAVTSTNEGAYQHRLAGNKYVMPDGTLSGSSLTMLKAVENCVKQVGIELAEAVNMASLYPAELAKQGKKGKIEKNFIADMVVFNADFEVEATYLNGHLLTKTT